Below is a genomic region from Pogoniulus pusillus isolate bPogPus1 chromosome 33, bPogPus1.pri, whole genome shotgun sequence.
AGGATCCAGTGGGGAGCCTGGGACCCAAGTGTTACTATCATGTGAGAGGAGGGAAACTTAGCTTGCAAGGGTATGATTGCCAGAAGAGTCTTTTCTTTCAGGTGCCTCTCCAGAGCAACCCAGCTTGAGCTGGTTTTCTGCTGTACCACCTGGCTTTGACACCTGAGACTCCGCTGCAGGAAACTTAGGGTGAAGAAGCTTCTTTGGCATTGGCTCCTGGCTTTCATTGGTCTTATGGCATGCAGAGGTGGCATTAAGGGAAAACAAGCTGTGACTGCATGTGAAACTAGTTGGGGATGCctctagagctgccttccaacccagtgcattctgtgagtctatgaaggGGACCAAGCCTGCTGCCTTTGAGTTGAGAGGGTGGCAACATTTTTCTTAGTGTGAAGTAAGAGGAAAGTGAACAGCCATTAGTagttttgtgctggtttgagactgaTTGAAATACTGTACTGAgagaaatccttagctgtgagaagaaaggaaagaaaaagccaaCATGTGCCCTGTATCGCTCCTCCTGCTGAGAAaggcaactagtcaaaatacagcTAAGGTGGTCACTTAGGAGacatgggctggatgttaggaggaagttgttggcagagagagtgattggcattggaatgggctgcccagggaggtggtggagtctctgtggctggaggtgttgaagccaagcctggctggggcacttagtgccatggtctggttgattggccagggctgggtgctaggttggactggctgagcttggagctctcttccagcctggctgattctatgattctcacacactgctcagctctcacctggggctgtgccttctttctggtggcctggtctctgtggttgcctctgccttaactctaatctgacctaacccttttccctctaacctccttgtctttctgacatctcacctcaggtCTCTCCAGATTGATCATGGAGATgtacatgggttgatctggttatttctgaagggaggggaagggggaggttgggttgggagccctcctggggactctgtttctgggaggggtattgtgtttctgtattacttttaacctgtatataactgtataactacctgcagggaggctgtagccaggtggggttgggctctgctgccaggcaaccagcaacagaacaaggggacacagcctcaagttgttccaggggaggtctaggctggatgttaggaggaagttgttgtcagagagagtgattggcattggaatgggctgcccagggaggtggtggagtggctgtggctggaggtgttgaagccaagcctggctggggcacttagtgccatggtctggttgcttgtctagggctgggtgctaggttgggctggctgagcttggaggtctcttccagcctgcctgtttctatgattctctatattttgctatattgtgctaagctgtaaatatagcttcattctttaactttcagccagctgagcctggtctgggtgatttccttaagcgtgtgtgtggggtgggtagctcccaaaccatcacacctctcAGGAGGAGGACAGCAGCTTGCTCCTGCCAGCCAAGCACCTGCAGCGCAGCGGTGCTTGGAGCAGCGAGCAGCCTGCTGGGTGCCCAGCTGTGTGCAGATGTTCGCTGCAGCGCTGCTTTTGGCGCAGTTTAGCTTGCTCCTGCCAGCCAAGCACCTGCAGCGCAGCGGTGCTTGGAGCAGCGAGCAGCCTGCCGGGTGCCCAGCTGTGCGCAGATGTTCGCTGCAACGTTGCTTTCAGTGCAGTTTAGCTTGCTCCTGCCAGCCAAGCACCTGCAGCGCAGCGGTGCTTGGAGCAGCGAGCAGCCTGCTGGGTGCCCAGCTGTGTGCAGATGTTCGCTGCAGCGCTGCTTTCGCTGCAGTTTAGCTTGCTCCTGCCAGCCAAGCACCTGCAGCGCAGCGGTGCTTGGAGCAGCGAGCAGCCTGCTGGGTGCCCAGCTGTGTGCAGATGTTCGCTGCAACGTGCTTTCGGTGCAGTTTAGCTTGCTCCTGCCAGCCAAGCACCTGCAGCGCAGCGGTGCTTGGAGCAGCGAGCAGCCTGCTGGGTGCCCAGCTGTGTGCAGATGTTCGCTGCGGCGCTGCTTTCGCTGCAGTTTAGCTTGCTCCTGCCAGCCAAGCACCTGCAGCGCAGCGGTGCTTGGAGCAGCGAGCAGCCTGCTGGGTGCCCAGCTGTGTGCAGATGTTCGCTGCGGCGCTGCTTTCGCTGCAGTTTAGCTTGCTCCTGCCAGCCAAGCACCTGCAGCGCAGCGGTGCTTGGAGCAGCGAGCAGCCTGCTGGGTGCCCAGCTGTGTGCAGATGTTCGCTGCAGCGCTGCTTTCGGTGCAGTTTAGCTTGCTCCTGCCAGCCAAGCACCTGCAGCGCAGCGGTGCTTGGAGCAGCGAGCAGCCTGCTGGGTGCCCAGCTGTGTGCAGATGTTCGCTGCGGCGCTGCTTTCGCTGCAGTTTAGCTTGCTCCTGCCAGCCAAGCACCTGCAGCGCAGCGGTGCTTGGAGCAGCGAGCAGCCTGCCGGGTGCCCAGCTGTGTGCAGATGCTCGCTGCAGCGCTGCTTTCGGCGCAGTTTCGGCTCCAGCTGTTTCGTATGAAGCCGGCTttagagcaaagcaaagctccAGGTGCTTGCAGTATGATCCTTGACAGactgcagcagagaaaaggaGCAGATGAGGTCGTTGCAGAGGGATTGCCTCCTGCTCCTGCGGGCCAGCCATTGCTTGGTCTGAAAGAAACGGGGGTTTAAAACTCCCCGTCCCTGCAGCTGTTTGGAataggcagagatgtggtgctgagggactggGTTTAACACCAGGCTTGGTAGGGTTCGAGGAGCGTTGAACCGGCTGCTCTTAAAGCAGTTTTCACCCGAGATGGTTGTGCGCTCCCGGGAAACATCCCAGGTCAGGCTGGGCggggctctcagcagcctgctctggccgCTTACTTGCTTAGAGGAGCCTGCCCCTGTCAGCGGTGGTTGCAGGAGCAGGGACTCGCCTGCCAGAGCCTCCGCTACCGCCGCGGGGCCTCAGCCTGGCATCGCGGCCGAACAGCTCCGCGGCCGAGCAGCTCTGCGGGCGCTTGGGGCAGCAGGGGGCGCTCCCGCGGTCCCAGCGCGCCCCCTCGCGGCCAGGTGGcggctgtgcaggctgcctcCTGCGAGCGCAAGGGCGCTGCCCGCGCCTGCCTCCTCCGCCGCTAGGGGGCGAGCGCTGCCCCGCGCCTGCCTCCTCCGCCGCTAGGGGGCGGGCGCTGCCCTGCGCCTGCCTCCTCCGCCGCTAGGGGGCGGGCGCGGGTGAGCCCGGCCGCAGGAGGCGGCGGCAAGGAGCGACCTCGGGGCGGAGGCCGAGGCCATGGCgggggaggaggctgctgctgctgccgctgctgccgcgGAAGGGAAGGGCgccgggagcggcggcggctACGACCGCAAGTGCGTGTTCTGCAGGATCGCTCGCCGCGAGGAGCCGGGCACGGCGCTGTTCCCCAGCGAGGTGAGTGAGAGGAGCTTCCGCGGCCTTTCCGCTCTCTCCGCTCTGCCGGCCGTGCGGGTCGGGCCGGCTCCGCGCTGCGGGGCAGCGGCGCTTGTCGGCCCGGTAGGGTAGTTGTTGGTTGTTGCTGGTTTTCAGTGAGGAGGCAAACTCCGGCTGTCGCCTGGCCGGGGTGAGAGCTCCTGGGCGGGCCGCGGTGCTGCGGCTGCCCGGTGCCGGGGCCCGCCGAGAAGGCAGGGCTCCGGGAGAGCGGGGAGGGCCTGGGCGGCTTCGTTCGGGGGTGGGCGGTGGAGCGCTGCCGGCGTGTGTGGGTCGGTGGCCTGGCGCCTCCCTCTCGGTGAGGCGGTGCCTGGGCTGGCGGCGCCGGGGGAGTGCCGGCGAGCCTGGGGGAGCCTTCAGCTCCGATGGGGATGGGAGTCAAGCACTGATCGGGAGGAAAGTGCCCTGTTGGCCTTCGACGTGGGCACAGCGCCTCAAAACCTTAACGCTTACATTTGTAGCTGCGTGAGGGGGGAGCGCCAGGAGGCTGCGCAGCCTCTcctcggtgatgcccagtgacaggacaaggggcagtgggtggaagctgaggcgtatctggttccatgtgaacctgaggaggaacttttgccctgtgaaggtgacagagcactggcacaggctgcccaggggggttgtggagtcttcctctctggagatattcaagaaccctgtggatgttttcctgtgtgatctgctctgggtaatcctgctctggcagaagggctggactggatgagctttggatgtcccttccagcccctgacatgctgtgattctatgacattcagagtgattggcattggaatgggctgcccagggaggtggtggagtcaccgtccctggaggtgttgaagccaaccctggatgaggcacttagtgccatggtctgcttgactggctagagctgggtgctagtttggatgGGATGAgcttgagggtctcttccaacctggctggttctatgactgCAGGGTGTCAACTGAGGACACAAACAGTGCTTTAAAATCTTTCTGTAGACTGCCTCCAAACCCTTGATTTTTGTTAGTTCCTTCAAGTACAACCTTAAGCATCACACTGAGATAGAGAAGACACTTggttatccaggctttgccagTATCTTCTTTCTTATCAGTGCACTGCATTTGCatccttttctgttttttttcctttttccagtATGAAGACCTTGTGTGCTTTAAGGATATCAAACCTGGTGCACCCCACCACTACCTGGTGGTGCCGGTGGAGCATCTGGGAAACTGCAAAACACTCAAGACAGAACACATACCCCTAGGTAAGGCTGCAAGTCTGCCTGCAGCTTGAAGGAGATAATTTTGCAGAGCTTTAAATACCATGGTGTTAAGTCTGTTGCATCTTTGAACGCTGGTTGAGGACTAGAacgtgaacatgagccagcagtgtgcccaggtggccaagaaggccaatggcatcctggcctgtatcaataAGAGTGTGatgagcaggaccagggaagtccttctgcccttgtagtcagcactggttaggccacaccttgagtactgtgtccagttctgggctccgccattcaagagagatattgagatagtgcagtgtgtccagagcagggcaccaaggctggtgagggggctggagcacagccctgtgaggagaggctgagggagctgggggtgtgcagcctgcagaaggaggaggctcagggcagacctcattgctgtctacagctccctgaagggaggttgcagccagatggggttgggctctgctgccaggcaagcggcaacagaacaaggaaacacagtctcaagttgtgccaggggaggtctaggctggatgttaggaggaagttgttgtcagagagagtgattgg
It encodes:
- the HINT3 gene encoding adenosine 5'-monophosphoramidase HINT3: MAGEEAAAAAAAAAEGKGAGSGGGYDRKCVFCRIARREEPGTALFPSEYEDLVCFKDIKPGAPHHYLVVPVEHLGNCKTLKTEHIPLVKRMMEVGKAVLQKNNVSDLSDIRMGFHWPPFCSIAHLHLHVLAPASQMGFLSRLYYRINSYWFITAEQLLERLQTTNAAS